CGCTCTTCCGCTTCTTGCTTCTTGGATGCTGTTGCGTGTGGTGTGGACCGTGGACGAGACGagggatggggaagaagaaggggggaTTAAGGCAGCAAAGTCAACGGCTTCGGTGCTGATGAGGGGGCACGGAGTCAGCTTGTGGAGGGTGCGGAAGGCCGCGGGTGCCGTTTTCAGGCTTGGGAAGCGTCGATTCGGGATGTCACTTCACAGCTCCCTCCGATCTCTCTTCCGGTCTATAAGATTATTTTGCATTGCATTACTTGCCTACCGGTCTCTCTAACCACTTTGTTCTTCAGCAGTTGAAACTTGCTCAGGGACAGCCAGATGGTCAAATTGCactgatctttttttttagagaaaagaGCAGTGCAGCCCATTTCAACTATCagtttggagaaaaaaaagaattttatgtttgatcaaactGCTGCGAATTTTGATTCTGTTTGGTCTCTGAAAACTCAAGAATAGGATTATTGGGCTAGGCTTCTGACTGGTCCGGGCTCTTCTAGGCCCAGTTCTCTAATGGGCTGATAATATGGTGAGCCTTTTCTTTGCAATCCAGTATAGTTGCTTAAGGGCCCAGCCCATAGCTTAGAGATTTCAGGCCTTTCTAATCCATCTGCCATGCCCCAAAAAAGGAGAGATGCCAGTTGTGAGACGAGAGAGGGCAAGTCCCCGTACTCCCCGGAAAGCAATGACCCTTTATCAAACAAAGCACGCTGCATCGGTGTGATCCTGAACTGCTTCAACAATGATATGGTATATCCTCTTTAAGAAAAATCATCCAACCATCACACTAGAGAGCCTTTAATCAGACAAAACACTGCATAATTCAACGCGGATGAAGCCAGCCGGGACGTACGGAAGCTGCCCGACAAAGTTTAAAGAACACTGCTAGCACTGCACTACCAGAAGGAACATGCTAGGACCCGAGACACTGAAGTTTGGGTTCGGCAACGTCCTAAAAGATCATGCCCAGCCTCGCTTGAGCAAGTGAGAGCAGGTGCGGAGTCAGCCAATGCCAAGACGAGCTTTAGTTGGTGTTCACGGATTAATTGTCAAAGCCACCTAAATCACCACCTTTGCTCAGCATGATTGACTAAACGAGCTGTTGGTTTTGTTGGGGCATAAGCTGCAGCTTACCACAATGGAAACCTCAAACTCAGGCATGCGTATATAACAAGGTCTGACCCTGACCACCGGTAGCACGCAGTCATCTTCATCCCAAGCAAACAGCCAGAGCAGCAAGGCAATCTCGCTTCTGCAAGCAAGAGCCATCACCTAGCTAGCAACAAGCTTCCCTTCTCGCGATTTGCTGCAGCTCAATTAGTTGCGCCGGACACGTACTTATACGCCATGACGAAGGACGTCGTGGTCGAGCACGGCGAGAGCTCCAAGGCGCCccttgtggcggcggcgggcgtcggccGCGCCGTGTCCTTCGCCGACATCTTCCTCCGGTTCCTCGCCATCATCGGCACCATCGGCAGCGCCATCTCCATGGGCACCACCAACGAGACCCTCCCCTTCTTCACGCAGTTCATCCAGTTCGAGGCCAAGTACAGCGACCTGCCGTCCTTCACGTAAGTCGCCACTCGAAAATATAATGGTTACGTACTGCTGCAACCTGGAAAGCCTTCACTGCCTGTTAGTTCGCTCCTCGCGGATAGCTAACTTATTTGATGCATGTGGCGATGAGCAATCCGCAGGTTCTTCGTGGCGGCCAACGCGGTGGTGTGCACGTACCTCGTGCTGTCCATCCCGCTGTCCATCGTGCACATCATCAGGCCCAGGGCGCGCTACAGCCGTCTGATCCTCATCTTCTTGGACGCGGTAACAATTAAGCTAAGCCGATCAATTGGATTCAGAACTTATAATTAGTTGCTGAAAACTAATAACTAATTAACGTGGTTTGAATTACTAGTCGATGCTGACCCTGCTGACGGccggcgcgtcggcggcggcggcgatcgtgTACCTGGCGCACAAGGGCAACGTGCGGGCCAACTGGTTCTCCATCTGCCAGCAGTTCGACTCTTTCTGCGAGCGCATCTCGGGCTCGCTCATCGGCTCCTTCGCCGCCATGGTCCTGCTTATAGTGCTCATCTTCCTCTCCGCCTTCGCGCTCGCCAGGCGCCACTGATCGGTCGAGCACAATCAGGCAACCGCCCCTGGACATCCCAACGAAGATGAAAGGGTCGTGCATGCACCTGCTTCTCTAGTGTGGTTTCTTTTCCACGGTTGTTCTTCGTTTGCTCTTCCTCTTTGGTCTGAATTGCTAGCTCTCTTTGTAACTGTCCCCTTCCAGTGTGGTCCTCCCAACTATAAAGGACGAGTCGAATTCAGATTTCTAGTGTGATGACAATGGTCGAAAACAAAGGGAAATTTGTGAATCGAATTGTCTCTGGCAGTACAGACAGGTGGGAGTGGAACGGCAGAGTCTCAAGCGGAGGCGAAACCGTGTCGCTTGCTGTCCACGAGGGAATCGGTCCCCCGGCCCcttcgccgcggccgcgcgccggCCGTCGAGGTAGGGCTGGTACACGTACCAGAGAGAGGAACACCCCCACACGGCCGTGAGCAGAGTTGAGTGAAGTGTTGtgatctctctctccctccctctctctctccctctctctccctctctctctctctctctctctcatggaTAGTTCAAATGATCCTTGAGCACTTCGACATCCGAGAAACCATCGATACCCATCCATACGGTGTATCTAACTGAATTTTAAAATAGAAAAGGGATTTAAATCTTCCACTCGTACACTATACATCAGGATTTCACATGTCATATCCATCCACGAGTTTTATACACCTTGCCACCTATCCGTATTTCGATATATTCATTAGTTATTTGGTTATGTTTGCCATTAATCGACCAAAACACATAAGGGAGAGCCTAGATATATTTCCAATCTCCCATTTTTCGTGGTTGCTGATAACACAACCAAAGCTCAAAAGAAACGAATAATCAATTTTAATTTGAATCCATCTATATAGGCGGCTCCCCCTAAATATGTGCTTTGCCAACATTTCATCCAACGTTAATAAGTTATACATATTCACAAGGGCTCCCCCTTATCCATGCATTCATGGGGTGCAAAGTGCAGATAGCAATACACCAACACATGGCATCATGAGATCATCACATAAACCATAAAAGTAACCTAGTCATTACACTACCATTGAATACCTTACAAAATGTTTAAAAGTCTCACTTGGTACACACCAACCATCATATCACACCATCACAATTAACTCTTATATGTCCATCACGAATAAAAGACTAAGCGAGATCAAATCTAGATTAGATATCTTGCCAGTGCTGGAATATCCAGATACATGCTGGATATTTTGCCCTGCAACAAAAGATAGAcacatagatagaaataattcCCCATTTACCATCAagacaacaaaaaaaaggaagttgTGGAGCACTTAGTAGTTGTCGTCGTCACCAGCAGTTGTGGGGGTTTCTTCACCATCATCCCCCTCTTGTTCATCAACTTGTTCATCCGGATTGTTAAGGTCATCCACTAGGTCGATGTCGTATATTTCACTGATAGCACCGTGTgtttcctcttcttcatcaaccCATAGGTTCTCAAAAataggaagagaaggaggaggaggagaataAGGTAAACCCATCTTGTCCGTGATGATCTTCTGCCTCTCGTCGAAGCGTTGCATGTGCTCATTCATAATCTTCCTTTGCTCATGAATCTCAACAACTGAGGTGGTGCAGACATTGAAGATAACTTGGGCCACACGactaagaaaagaaaagttgtTGGTGCTTGTTTTGCCCTTTTGAGGAGAGGCGTAAGGAATAGAAGAATCTTGAGTTCGAGAAGATGATGGTTGATCTGTAGAGGGGGTGCTAGAGCTCTTCTTCTTGGAGCAGGTTGTGACCAATCCGTGACTTGAATTTGAAAGGGCTTGTACTTCATGTCACAAACAATCTTCCGTTGTGTCACTCTTTCAATCATAAGCATAATATAGGATCCATAAACACACCTCTTGGTAGGTGAGGTAGAGCATATGATAATTTCATTCCAAATAAAGTCGAAGACACTAAATTCCTTCTACTTCTTGGGTGACATTTACATTAGAAGATTTCTAATGGTGTTGAAAATGTGAGGTTGAGGACTGACTTTTGGAAGAAGTGTCTTGCTGAAGAGATAGTTGAGGTACCTATAATATGGCTTCATCCCTCTATTTGTGCCATACTTCACTTCATCGTATTTGGAGTCATACATGAAAGCAATCTTGCCATCACTACAAATTTCATCATCATAAATCCTGGCCTTTCCTTTGTCTCGGATATCAAATCCAAGTATGAGACCAAAAGCATCATAGGTGACTGAGAACCTTTCTCCCTATAACATCCAATGAAGTGTACGCTCCTCACCATCAAATTCTACCCAAAGAGTGGAAAAGAATTGTGCTATTATCTCTTCATTCCAATCATGCGGAAGCTTCATGAGATTGTAAATGTTCTTCTTCTTGCAAGTGGCAATGATAAGGTTAAAGTTAAGGTCATGTTGATCTTCCATGCGCTTCCAGTCAACCCATTGCATTGGAACAATCTTTTTTGCATTGGTCATGATTGCAGATGTGTACCAATCAGCTTGAAATGCATTCCAAAAACGAACATCTAACACAAACCTGTCCTTGGGTTGATCAAAAGGATTAGTGTACCTTATCTCCAGTAGGTCATGGGACCCGTTGCAATAATCAACACCCTCACCATTATACTCATCTATGATGATGCGCTTAGGAGAGTGTATACGTAGAAGGGTATCATGTCTGGTTGGCCTACCAGCAACTATCTTGCCAATCCTATATTGTTTTGCTTGAGAGGCCCTTTCTTGAATATGAATGCCACCATCACCTCTGCCTCTACCCTGACTTTGTGACCTTGACTCTGTCATGGTTAAAATGGCCTTGCGCTTGCCATGACCAACCCGTGCAGCAATAGGGATGCCATCCTCAGCGTCAGTGACTGAGTCATGTTGATGCGATGAGTGAGTGTCCTCAATAGCCTTTCCTTTGTTCCCTTGAGCCATCTGAAAAACAAGATAGGGAGGAGCACTAATAAACCAAACAAAAAGGCTAAATCTGCACTCCAGCCCTTTCAACACAATCGAGGAAATACTTCAACATGATTATTCTTTACTTTCATCTATCTTCTGCATGTGCATAGTCCTGAATAGACACCTAAGGTCCCATTTGGATACTCGCTGCTAAAGttgcacctgtcacatcggatgtttggatgctaattagaagtattaaatataggctaattacaaaactaattgcacagatggagtctaattcgcgaaacgaatctattaagtctaattagtccatgatttgacaatgtggtactacagtaaccatttgctaatgatagattaattcagcttaatagattcgtctcgcgaattagcacagggttctacaattggttttataattagcttatgtttagtcctcctaattaacatctgaacatccaatgtgacactgctaaagtttagcacctagtatccaaacaccctttaaGTACAGAAATCTGATTCAGTAAATATGCCCACACACCTAAGTGAATATGCCCTTAATAGGTGAAATCAGATATCATTTTAACAATTAAATTTCAGTTCAATCCCCACATATCAAATTATCCAAATAACATAAAATGAGAGGACAACATTAACATTCAGTTCGAAAAATCATGAACGAAGTAtacttaaaataaaaataacaataGAGTAAAAGTTACTcaaggcaaaaaaaaagttacacggAAAGAATAATTTTGGTACATCTGGTATTTTTGTCATCCAGTTCAGTAAAACTGGTTGCTGATGTTACAATTTAAAACAACACCCAAAGCCAATTTACCACACATTACAGTAAATTCCATTCTGATTTCAGTATGGTTTTATTTTGGACGCCAAGGAATGATGGTCAATACAAGAAAATATTATTAGAATAGACAATGCACCAAGGAAACCAACTATATATCTGAAAATAAGTTGATATGACCATCTATTCTGGAGTCATTTAACAAGTATCTACAACAAAGGAGTACAAAGATTCGAATGATGTTTCAAAAAGTTTTTGGTGTGAGGACTAGAAATCTACAACACAGGAGCCTGCATTCAAAGCCAAATCAAACATTTCAGGGTGAAGACTCGATTGTTTTGATGCCCAAAATCATGCTTGCAGTTCATATGCTCAGAGCAATAATGAACCCTTCAATTCCTGGACCAACTTCCACTCTTTCCCCCAGATTTGTGCTGCAGACAGACATCTGTTATACAAATGTCCTTTGAAGCAGCTTTGCACATGTCATAAACTGTGAGGCCAGCAATGGCTACTGCAGTCATTGCTTCCATCTCAACCCCAGTCTTTCCGCTGGTTGTGGCCTCCCCTTCTATCACAACACTAGAATCCTCTTCATTGAGAGTAAGATCAACACGAACATGGGAAAGATTAATGTTGTGGCACAGGGGAATGAGGTTGCTAGTTTGCTTTGCTCCAGTTATTCCAGCAATCTTGGCAACAGTAAGGACATCTCCTTTCGCAATCTCATTTGATGCCACCAAATTAAACACCTTTTGGCCCAGCAAGACCCTGCAGCTAGCTATAGCCACTCTCTTAGTGTCCTCTTTGGGTGAGACATCAACCATCTTTGCCTGCCCATTGCTATCAGTATGTGTAAGCACTGGTTGTGAATCCTCAGCTTCATATGCAGGCTGAGCCGGTTGCTGCGGAGGGCTTGAGCCTAAAGGACTGGGTGAAGGAGATTCACCAAATATTGATTCCATTTCCTACAATCGCAAATTTCAAGATAATCATTAACAGTCATTCTTTTGAACACCCAATGACAATTGTTCAAATGCAATTTGATGAAGATGCTGAACAATAATTAAGTCAGAAACCAATTTCTGGCTTTTGTAGGTATAGAATTAATTATAAATTCTACAGAACGCTATAGTTAGCAACTAAGGCTAAGAGCGTACTATCGAAAAACTTAGTGGCAAATTCCAATTCGTGAGCGGATCTTGTAAAGCAAAACAAAAATGGACAAAACTCAAGCACACAGAGAAATGATATGAATCTCACTATTTTGGTACTATGGTAGTTTTGTAAATGTTTCTACTTGTAACTTAAGTGTGTTCTGACTTTTGGTTGACATGGATAAATCTTGCATATATTATTTCAGGGGAGATGGGAAACATCATAGGCAATTGTCTATTCAGGTAACTTTCAATTTCAACTGAACCTGTAATTACAGGTCTGCGACCTAGAGTACCCAATCCGGGACTGAATTCCATCTCATTATGTTAGAAAGTGCCAATATACATAACTTGTCCAGTACTCTAGTTTCAGTAAGATATCCAGGCAACAGGAGAAATAAATTAGTGAAAGACAACATCCAAAAGGGATATTCAAATGCCTAACCTTATTTAGCTCTGCTACAGTATCGTAAGGAATCCCAGTGGAGAAGCATCTCCAGCCATTAGATCTTGTTACTCTTGGGAGGACGGAGAAGATGGACATCATAAACACAACCTTCTACAACAAGGAAACAGACCTGCTTAGTTGCTTACTCTCTACATAAACAGTAATTCCAAGTAGAACATGTCACGAGAAACTGCTAAGTGCTAATTTGAGCATGTTATATGATTTTCTGTCCAAATAGCATAGCACACCTTAAAAATCCATGTCTAGTGAATCTGGAAAGTAATCGTGCAGAGTCTATCCAGTTTAGCCGAGATTTCGAATCATTTGTTTTTGACTGAATCAGAATTTCATTCTAGTTATAGGGCCAAGGCTTCAATCCGTCAGTCAGAGCTATGTATCACCGATACGCGATACGGGTACGGCGATAACTCTCGCAGGCTAGCAGCAAAAAGAAAACGGAAGAAAGGACGGAGTTCAGTCCACGAGTACCTGCTCCCGGCGGCTTTAGATCCAGGCCGAGCCGCGAGGCGCCCGCTCCCGGCCGCCAGTAGTCTGGCGGATACAGGGCTGCGGTGCGGTAGTACAGCAGCGGGCAGGCGGGTGGATGCCGAGCCGGGCGGCGGATCGGTGGGGGAGACCGGTATAGAGACGAAGGCAAAGGCGAGCGGGCAGAAGATATGGGCCGCATAAAGGCCATAAGGGATGACCGGCCCAGCTTGTTTTCATCTACATTATTGTTGTTTCTAAAATTCAGTTCAATGCATTTGTTAAAATTtgatttatttcctttttctcaTCTTCAATCAGGTGTAGTTTTGATGCACGTCGGTCCTTCAATATATTCCACTATAAATGTCTGTGTGTTCATCTAAACCTCAAGATCATCTACTTAACTCATATAAGTGACACTATGTTTTACCATTCCCCATAGTATATCTCTCTGTACAGGTTATTCCTGCCATGGACAGTCAAATACTACTACAAACATCACAATCTTTATAGTCATACGGTCAATAGACATAATATTGAACTCCTACCGGGGACTGTGGTTAGGGGTGGATAACTAgctggctcggctcggctcgctCCAGCTCTCGTCTCATTATCTTAATGAGCTAAAAGCTGAGCTCAGGTCGGCTTGTTAAAAGCTCGAGCTGGCTCGAGCTAGCCCGCAAGCCAGTGACAAGAACGCGCAATGTGTACAACATTAGAGAAATGCTCAAATGCATGATGCAAAAGCGCATCCACTTTACATTAAAGCCATCCAAAAAATAGAGCTAGACTTGATTCAATTTTCTTACGGACTCAAAACACAATTCACATAAGTTCATAAATCACAACCCAAACTCAGTCATTGCTTGACCGCAAGAAGCAAGAAGTGTCAACGCAATTTTCCTCACGGACTCACAATCTCAATTCATGGAGGCAGCAGAAGGGGTAGCCAATGCCGATGGAACCACGGAGGTTAACCACGGCTAGCCATAGTCCTGTGATTGTCCCGACGCTCTCAGGTGCCAAAAAGAACAGCAGGGTCCTCTTGGTTTGCCCCTCGATTCCGCGGTAGCAAGTAGTGCTAGAGGGCCGGACTGCCGGGAGGGGTTCCACCTTCCGCGGCTCTGCGCTCGATCCGTTTTGGCGCTAGTGGGGGGGCGTGGTGGATGGGTGGCGGCGCTTGCGGCggtgggcgagcgggcggcacGTCGATGGGAGAAGTAGGCAACGCGCTGCATGACTGCGAGTGAATGGCCGATTGCATCACTAGGGTTTGGTTGCCTTAGAGGCTGTTTGTTGGGCTGCTGGTGGGCTTTGGAGTCATGGACCGGCTGTTCGTTAACCTACAGGCGCTGGGCTGATCCTTAGCTCATTCGGCTCGTGAGTTGCTCATGAGCTACTCGAGCCAGCTCGTTAAATGTAACAAGCTACAAACCTTGCTCGGCTCGTTAACAAAATACAACAAGCCAAGCCGAGCTAGCTGCGAGCCGAGCGAGCTAACGAGCCACGAGCATTTTGTCCAGACCT
This portion of the Setaria viridis chromosome 7, Setaria_viridis_v4.0, whole genome shotgun sequence genome encodes:
- the LOC117865180 gene encoding casparian strip membrane protein 2, whose protein sequence is MTKDVVVEHGESSKAPLVAAAGVGRAVSFADIFLRFLAIIGTIGSAISMGTTNETLPFFTQFIQFEAKYSDLPSFTFFVAANAVVCTYLVLSIPLSIVHIIRPRARYSRLILIFLDASMLTLLTAGASAAAAIVYLAHKGNVRANWFSICQQFDSFCERISGSLIGSFAAMVLLIVLIFLSAFALARRH
- the LOC117865559 gene encoding cyclic pyranopterin monophosphate synthase, mitochondrial isoform X1; translation: MMSIFSVLPRVTRSNGWRCFSTGIPYDTVAELNKEMESIFGESPSPSPLGSSPPQQPAQPAYEAEDSQPVLTHTDSNGQAKMVDVSPKEDTKRVAIASCRVLLGQKVFNLVASNEIAKGDVLTVAKIAGITGAKQTSNLIPLCHNINLSHVRVDLTLNEEDSSVVIEGEATTSGKTGVEMEAMTAVAIAGLTVYDMCKAASKDICITDVCLQHKSGGKSGSWSRN
- the LOC117865559 gene encoding cyclic pyranopterin monophosphate synthase, mitochondrial isoform X2, which encodes MESIFGESPSPSPLGSSPPQQPAQPAYEAEDSQPVLTHTDSNGQAKMVDVSPKEDTKRVAIASCRVLLGQKVFNLVASNEIAKGDVLTVAKIAGITGAKQTSNLIPLCHNINLSHVRVDLTLNEEDSSVVIEGEATTSGKTGVEMEAMTAVAIAGLTVYDMCKAASKDICITDVCLQHKSGGKSGSWSRN